The DNA sequence TGCCCCAAAAATTACAAGATATACTGATGTACATGTGTTTGTGAATTCATTATACTAACTTGCACAATTTCCAGAGAATTCCTAATCACAGCTTTTTCATGACAGCTGTACTGGTAGTTTTAGCATACACTACAGATAAAAAGGAAGGAGACttaacaaataaattgaaaaactaCAAAAGCAATTATTTGTCATCAAGGAACATTTACTGATGTCTTGACAGTTGTATTCTctagtgttcaaaaatattagaCGATTATGAAAAGATCAAACATTCTACTGAGATTATGTCTACCAGCTCAGACATTTACCAGGTCAATACGACAAACAAAGCTATGTGGAAAGCAGTGAAAGCTCTGAAAGTTTGTGAGAACCATAAAATATTCTTCTGTTAGGAGAgcaaattacatgtatgtggAAAGCAACAAAAAGTGCTTGGAGATGTGAGAACTACATAAAATTTTACTCTGAGGAAGAAAAGACAAACATTGTACAATTAAAGCATATGAATACAAGGTACTTGTATCATGAGGTCATATGTTAAACTTAGGTGTTATGGAATTCCTCCTTTTCTGGAACGGTTATGTTTACTTTTAATAAACAACACTTCTCCTAACAAATCCTTGTTTTACCTCCTACAATGGTCTTGTTTAACATTCATGAGAGAAACACATTCTTGCACACATAGTGTATTTGGTTACAACAAATAACATTCTGTAACATACATGTCTGTAACAGGCATGTGCCCCCTGAATTGATTTACAAACATcagcatataccggtatatcacaTCTTAATATTAGTTGGTACAGCATTTGTGTGTTTAAATGGCTCTGTTTAGTCATAGACCCTCCATTGTTTTTtgaagggtctatggttttagtGTCAGAGATATGCCTGAATGCAATCAAGCAGTTGCGCAGAGTTCACCTGTGTTTCCATGTATattatcacagtccctccacacatcGTGTCATGGAATATTAGCTTtttttaacatacatgtacaatttgTAGTACACATATATTAATAAATACAATATGTGAAAGTTGTGGTTGCTGTGgtacatatatgtaaatttgtatttacaaGAAAGTCGCTCTCCATTATGTTATCAAACAAATATTCCTTTTGCATACCTTTcaacaaaaaacatacaaaacatttaaattttacagccACAAGTATGAAATGGTTCACATATTGCAGAGTTGCACACTCTAGAACAATATTAAACTCTTTCACCAACACTGTTATTTCCAATAGCATAATCACAGtagagtacatgtacatgtataccagtacatgtaccttttgacaagtgaattcagaTACACATCACACATGTCCTGATATTTGTTACACATTCATGTGTGCTCTTTTGTCACAAACTCCCCTTTCACCCTTCTCCTCCATTGTCACTGTGAAAtataagagtgtgaaaattaatataTACACGTTTTGTCTCCATTACAGCCGAGGATATTCTCGAGAGTCTTATGACAGGCATGTACAGAATTATGGCAACCAGCCAAAGTCTGTAGCCAGTAAAGTACAGAGACAGTACTGGGTGACCAAACAGGCTGTCATCAAGAAATTTGGAAAGAAAGAAGATGAATTTGTTGTAGCCGGAGATGCTGAACTTGATGCTAAATTAGAGGTACAGTGTGCTTTCAATACTTGGAGTTCAGTCTAGgaattatatatgtatgtagccCTTTCCTTTTTACCATGACACAGGTATCAGTATAATATCAAAGTGATGAATTCTTAAGTTATAGTGACGTTCATCATTTCAATGATTCATCCTTCTTTATAGTCTGTTGTAGGGATCCATTTCTCAAACTACAAGATCTCACTTTAGTGAAAATACTTTTGGACTGTGTTGACTTTTGTTGAACACCTCTTTTTTGTGCTAATGATATCTGTAAACACTTGAGAAATCGGAGTAAAGACAACTAACAATAGTCATACGTGAATTGCAATCCTTAGGGAGAAAGAGGATTGATGTACTTAATTCcacgtttactttgtttatcgCATTAGGTTTTTCATGCAATCCAGAAATCCTGTATGGATTTGCTACGTGTGATAGAGAAATATCAAGATAACATATGCGGTAAGTGTGCAGTATCTATAATTTTGCTGTGTGCAATGAAATACCGTTACATGGTTTCCCATATAAAGTACCTCAgtaattttcatgtaatctgttCATTGCATTTTAACACCTGCTAGCCAGTGTCTTGTTAAATCACTGGTGAACCAGTTGTTATCAAAGCTCTGTCCAATCCCATTACCTTCACAGCGTAGATGTATCTTATTGGAGAAAAAAATAGATATTACGGACAAATCATATCATAAACATTGTTGGCAAAGAAACGCAGTTCCTGATGCTGTATGTGTAAACATATTATAGATATTATAGCTAGATGATGTTAATACTATTGTTTATAAGTTTATCTTTACTTCAACTGAAGAACAAACACTACACAAGTATGCAGTGTACTTAGGAAATTGGATAAAATGCCCAAATAAACAATTTCCTTCTAATTACTTATTAGCATTAGCTTATTGTTGATGAAAATCTCATTTGCTGATGCAAATGACAAGTTAGTTAGAACAGTTACTGATAAACGGGCAATCAAATTACAGCAGAGAATTTACTAACTTCTGTCAATTGATGAAGTTGATTGGTGAATGATGATTAATAATGTTGTTATTCGTgtccattttttttcaacagcTTTGTCTCAAGAGGAGAATGCAATGGGTAGATTTCTAAAGCAGCATAGTTCACAAGACAAGACAAGAGCCGGCAAAATGATGGCTGCAGTTGGCAAATCACTTAGTTTCACATCACAACAAAGGTAAAGATACAGAACAACTTATCAGTTCCTTGCCTcacattttatcacataaaaacAGAGCAATCTTACTATGGTAGATTGTCCATGTGTCAACTAGTTTCTAGCTGCAATAGAGAAGTGTCTCCATGCAGGTTTTTGAGACAATCCGAAACATAAACAGAGATTGGCATGGCAGATGATCTTGATTGGAACATCTATCACTCAAGGCCATCCCTTCTATTTTGAGGAGGTGAGGAGCGCCCTCGCATgccggatctttcagtctaatgataacatgaaataaaacaaagtaCTGGCATCATGACTGTCTGTTTATACCTATACAGCTCCTTCAAGAAAAATCCCTTCACATTGCTTGAAAAGTAATAGATTCAAAGAATCCAGTTCCTTTGACCTGTATCCTTCCAATTTCATGCCACCATTGAATAACACCAATTGAGGCACAACATCTCCAATATGTCGCATTTTAACAAGAACTTGAACATTTTCAAGCCattgaagacagagatactgtaaatattaattttactgACTGAACCTCTATGTGGGTATACCAAGTAAGTGCAAATACTTGTAAGCTTTTGTTCAACAAAGCAAGACATGGTGATTGCTTCCCTTACGGAAATTGAACTCCTATCAGTGGTATTTATCCTGTGTTATTTTTGTTCTTCAGATTGGCATTACGAGCACCTTTAGTTCGACTTTACCAGGAAGTTGAGACATTTCGTTACCGTGCCATATCAGACAGCTTGATGACAATCAACAGAATGGAAGGGACCAGGACAGAATATCGTGGCGCTTTGCTCTGGATGAAAGATGTATCACAGGAACTAGATCCTGATACCTACAAACAGTTAGAAAAATTTAGGAGGGTGAGAAATTAATGAGAGTGAAttgttcattttatttattacatggTATAAATATTCCAATGCTCCCTGTGCGGAATCAGCCcattttcatggaaatgttcatcttataaaacaaaaacaatagatTAAATCATAGATGACAAATGTTTTGCTAGTACCAGTGTGTAGTCAACCATAGGAAAAATTACTGTTCATGTCGAATGATTTCCCACTTTGTAACCTCTCATGGAGGTTCTCCGTGAAAACATGTTTTGCTCTGGCGAGTAATTCAGTTTAAAATCAGAAATCTATTTTACCATCTTTGACAAAACACTTGAAATATTCTTCATAAACCAATAAGAGAACATTGTCTGAGTGAATGGCCCAGCATAGCATAGAAAGCCATTTTTTCTTCAAGCCTGGTaaattttgtacatgtacaatgtcaTGTGTAAATCTTCCAGTAACAATCTCCAAATCATTATTTTGGTGCAATTCTCAAACATCCAAATGTTTCCTCAACACAGGTACAAACCCAAGTAAGGACAACAAAACAGAAGTTTGACCGTCTTAAGAATGATGTATGTCAGAAGATTGATCTACTAGGAGCCAGCCGTTGTAATTTATTTTCCCACACACTAGCCACCTATCAGAATACCTTGCTTCATTTCTGGGAGAAAACGTCTCGGACAATGAGTGCCGTGTCAGAGAGCTTTAAGGGATATCAGTATTATGAGTTTAATATGTTAAAGGTAAGTTAAGATTACAATGTCTCTTAAATGTCATGTACAAGATGTTAGATTTTATGCATTCTGAACTGAACTAAACTGGTTATTGTGCTAATGATGTAAATTACCACACTTATCATGATTGTGCATTGAGAAGTATTGGtaagtttacatgtacataaatgtaTGCATTTAAGAAGAAGGAGCAAATTAGCAACTGAAGATGTAGAATGGTGGAATAATGTTAGCTGAATGTTAACctatcataaaaacaaaacactacAATTGATGAAAAGAACTGCCTTCAGAGAAAAAGGAAAGGGTATGAAGATAATAGATTGAAAAGGTTTGGGTTTACCGGTAGTGCTGAATTGAAAGTTGATTCAGAGAATTGTTTGACAGGTACCACATACTGTAGgctaaatgtttatttatgaattttgtagTAAAACCCTAAATACAGAGCAAgtatttatttaaaaagtaatGAGGCTGCTAAGAATGAGAATGGTGGCAGTGAATTTTGGGTAGGTATTTTAAACATTCTAATCTGTATCAGAGTTGATTTTAGTGTACAGTACAGTCAATAAATGATATACAGTTATAGATGTCATTTCACAAGGTCACGCACGGAGTTAGGGTTTCTTTCTGTAATAAGAAAACTTGCATATTTGGCCAACAAGATCATGTGATTAATAATAGTTAATATAATTGTatgaaatcatgcaaaacaGAAGATTGTTAAATTAGAAATTATCACCTACCTTTTGTGCATATGAATTTATGGTTTAGCTGTTACCATGGTATTGTTTAACACTGGAACAAAGGTGTATTCTATAAAAAAGAATTTTCTTTGGACCATGATGTGGAATGAGAACACTTAGATTGCTTGATAGCATGGTCGGTCTGAAAGGTAACCATAGCTACAGTGTCATACCCTATTAGTGGTCTGGGGTCCAGGACAACAAAGTATCACTTTCAGTCCGTGTATTAGCAAATCCATTGGTCTGAGGTCATGGAAGGCTAAATGTTTTGTAAAGACAGTGGCATTCTATAAGATCAACCACCAGTGAATACCATTGTAAAGTTTTACACATTTGCATTAGTATTCATTGATGCTTCATGTTTAGTCATTTGTGTTTGTGGTGAACCTTTCCTCCACTGTGATTGAACAGGAACTAGGCGAGACAAGCAAACAACTTGCTGAACTGACCAAGGATGGCTATGACAACTATAGGAAAgacaaagatgatgatgatagcgaaaattttgatgatttgtaTGAAGATCAGGAGGAGCCGGAAAGACTTATTGATTTACTTGATTTTACCGACGAACAGGAAGTGAGGAGAAATGATTTCAGTCAAGAAAGACAAGTAATTAATTCATTAGAAGAATTTAACTTTTCTCGGGTTTTCTTTTAGGATGGTGCTTTGGTGATGGATTCATAACAAACCTCTTTATTCTGTATGATAGCATGATTTATTTAATTAACcctgtttcagatattttacttttaatttttgtaCTAAAGTTCCACCAGTATACCATTATTTGTCTTTCTGCACCAACTTTTacttttattgatgacaaatgttACATGTTTACGAATCCACCAGAAAATCACCAAAAATCTCGGTATGGTTTAAACtctgttttgatgaaaaaaggctcacaaaaatgactgaaatgatataacaaaatgacaaaatatgggTTAGTTATGATAATATGATGCATGTGTTGGTTATCCCAATCTGTCATTGATAGCTCATGGCTTGCAGTAAAGAAAACGGTTTAGTCAAAGCAGGAGACTTGCTGAGCAGAATAGACAAtacttatttcaatattttgttgagCACATTTTAACACCACACAGAAAGAGTAAAATTTCTGAAGACATGGTAACTTTATACTGAATTTTGTTAGTTGGTATGTTGACATGCCCccatatgtgtatgtgtaagaCACACAAAAATAGAAAGtcagttttgaaaatgtcatcaaaaatttggaatttgTAAATGCCAGCAAGCTTCTTACAAGTCCAGTAGTTCTGGAAAGAAATAGGGCATACATTGTGCTTTACAGGCTGGGTTATTTTCCTGCATGCTTTATTGTCACACTCTCTTTCTGTTTTTGATAATCCGTTACATAGATGATAGTACCTTACAGTTATACATTGCATGCCACTCTTTATTATAGTATTGCAATATAGTTGTAGCATTTCCCTCTCTTCTTATTTGCTTGTTTCAGACATTTTGTCTCTTCTATACAGATGAATTTATGTTCAATTTATTTATCAGTTATTTATACATCATAGTGATACAAATTGAATCTGTTGAATGTCATATTGCTGATGGCATAATCCTTATATACATCAGTAGATTTCAGCCAGACACTTGTACTTATCACTTACTTCCAGACTTGTTCATCAGTGTGTGTTTTGCAATCACAGACTCCTCTGAATCACAGGGTGTCTTGGGCAATCAGTTTTCTTCTGTTCTCCTTTCCACTCCGGTGGTTTATTTCCAAAGGAAATTTAATCAAACACTTCACTCACTTCAACTCATACATACGTATCTTTTCTGTTGATCATTTATCCACTTTTCATGTGCCATGTGCTGTAGTTACTGCAATTATATATGTTCATGTCACATGTCAAATggttttgtgcaagcctatcaCAATGGACATACACGTACAGTTTACAATCTGAATTGTCCATGCATACAAGAACATCACACACCATACACATACTCATGATGCAGACACCACTATTCACCAAAATTAGCTGTTTGTTATCTGtgtgtcatttttatttattacatgtGTACAatagtctaaaaatgtatgtttgGTTTTCAGATCTAAACATGTAATGTTTGTCCATCCTTTTCAGATACCTCGTTTTTCATGCTGTCTCTCATGTTCCCAAAATCTATCTCAGTACTTATTCTGAAGACTTaagatattaaccctttgagagctgtaatttttcccagcaaaattttagtgcaacattttacaattttttatgaattttccagtaattttttgataattttcaacaaaatagaCATGAtattcattggctacagttttttatcaaaattttggcaaaaatctgaaaaaattgactggggtatattttgtaaaggtgacataAATTGACTTTTGCTCTCAAAGGGTTAGTGTTGCATGAAGTTATCTATGTTCCACAGTTTGGAACAAGATGACTTTCTTGAGTGTATTGAATAAGCTGCATTGTAAAGTGAGAAACTTccccaaaattatcaaattagaGGCTCATACATTCTTGCTGTCAAAGATGCATATTGTATCAAAACAGATACTCATATACAGGAATGAGAAATCAGAAACTGTTGTGTATCTGTGTTAATGTACTCAATAATGTTGTCTGCCTGAACCTGCCTGTTTTTGTCCATCGAAATGCTTTATTGTCAACCTTTACCATTTTGTCAGTTTCATTGATTGAATTTTGTTCAACAATCTCCATCGTCCATTTACACTCTGATCTTTCCAGTAACTGCTGTTTTTACCTCAAAGTTGGAACATACTGGTATTCCTGAAATCATCAATAAAGATCCATATTCTTTGCATGTCTTACATTGGGAACTAATCTCCTACAAGTCTGAAACACTTGATACTCTATCAGTGATTCATGGTCACACACACTGGTCATATTGTGTTTTCTATAGCATTGTTTTCCAAAAGGCTTTATGTGCACAGTGAACCATCACTGTTCACAAGCATTTGACAACAGAGTATTTATGACAAAAACACTATTCAACCTATACATCGCTGTGTAATCTAATGGTACACAATTAGTCGTTAGGTTTAAAATATCAAGACATAACTCTGCTATTGGGGCACAGTATATTCCAGTTGTTCTCAGTGAACACTACATGTATTCTCTTCCCATATGTAGTATTGATCTAGACTGATAGGCAGATAGATAGAGAACAATAATGTTATTTTACAATCCTGTGAACCTATCCACTATTGTAATGTCCTGTGTCTtgttttcctgtattttttccatttctgtAGGAGCTTATAGAACCCAGTAAAAAATTAGCAGAAATGACGTCAAGTGGCGACTCTGGTAGAATTAAAGAAACCCAAACTGAAGATATCCTAGGAATTGACGATTTATGTCAAAGTGTAATGTCTCCTTTTGTCGTTGTGTCTCACCAGTCTGTGCATACCCATAGTTGTGTAAATAGACAAGTCTTCAAATAGACATAGATGAAACCACAGCAAATATGGGTGTGGACAGGCTAATTTATATGTCTGTGTGATGTTTAACTGTGTTGTAATTGCATGCAAGTATGGGTGTCTGTAGCACAGTAGTTAACAGCTGGTGAACATAGTAACCATAATGTTTATACAAATTGTTGTTCTGATATTATATGAAAACCAGAAAAAAGTCTGAAATTTGACACAGCTTGCTTGCTAATCTACAACATGCACGGACTGCTATGGCAAAGGTCTGCTTTGATAGCATTATGACAACATCCTCAAGCATATCCTCATTTCCCTTTATAGAAATCCAACTGTGCAATAGAAAACATGGCAGGTTTTACCAAACTAGTGATGAAAGAGTGACCAAAATTTGCAGCTGTAtgctgatgtacatgtacaatgacaTCATACCTTTGTGTCAGTGTGTGAAATACTGTTACATAGAAATAAAAATCTACATTAAATGTTCATCAAGTTTTTATTATTCTATTGTACTGTTGGACATCTGTGTAGGTATTAGGGATGAGTATTCATTGGTTCAGGTAACATTCACTCGTTCAAAATGCATGCACACGTACTAATtcaacatgtatgtgtgtatacaaTTGCAACGACATTGTTAAGTACTGCTAATGAAGGCCAATGTTACTTTGTCGAGTACCAAGCCAACACTTGAATTACAGTATGACTCTTGACTGATTGACTCATGCACCAACAGTAGCATGTGCTATGCAAACCTCTAATTTTGAGTATGTCAGCGCTACAGTAGCGTATGGGTACAAACTAACCATCCATCGGTTGCAATACACAATATGCTGTGTACGGTTTTGGTAATGGGACTATGGTGTGAGCATTGCATGAAAACTGCACACCCATACAGATTCTGTGTTCATAATTAACCACATCTCACCTGGAATAATGGTATCAAATCACAGCAAAGATGCACCACTAACTCTTGTATAATTTGTGTACTTCTGGAGTTTTCTTCTCATCCATTTGTATTGATCTggacatattttttttctagGCAATTGGACTTTTCTTTGTCTGTCTTTCTAGCTGTGCAATCTCTTTTGGCTTATTCAGCTGCTTTTGCAATGCCCTACTCTGTTTCCTACTGAAGACccaatatttcaactttttgaTCTTTCTCATGATGTAGAACTGGCACAACAATGTTTTTCAAACTGAGTAAACTAAGCCATAACATATTGCCTCTTATGTAGCTTTGATTTCATATAATTGAACCATTTTTCAGGGCTTATGTGGCAATGCTCAATTTTCTTGCCAAACAAAGATCAGAATCGGAAATATTTGGGAtctgaatatttaattttttttctataaacAGCACTTTGTAAGCAATATCAAACAGACTATAAAGACATGTATCTTGGTTTTCAGAAGTTAATAACAAACTGCTCTATTCCTTTTCTGTCTTCCTGTgttgtgtttttgttctgtctaaATTTTGTATCTGTCATTTAAAGACCATATCACAATCATTGCAGGTGGTACTTTTCTTTCAACATAGCCAAGTTTTATGTGTTGCATTCTATATTATTCGCACTTCATCAGTTCCAAAGGAACAGTCTGGAATTATGAATGTAAATGCAAGTGCCATATTAGACACACACTTACACTTTCCGCAGCTGTATCATGTGTGCTGCTGCCAGCATGATGTGAGCATGTGACCTAtgcaaagttcaaaggtcatagcAGTGCCATGTTTTCTATGCATTGCACACAAAATGCTGGTACAGATGGCTTACAGTTGCTAAGCAATGTGAAACTGAGCTGTctttgtaatttatttcaatCACACTGCTCATATCTGCATGATGGAGTCTTTGTGAGGTAACTTTGTCTCTGTTGCTGTGTGTTTCAGGATCTGAATGAGTCGTCCAAAAAGCTGAGCCAGAAAGGTAAATCGGAAGCCGAAAAAGAAAAGGACCAGGCAGAGAAAGATGTTGACACTGCTGAAGAGGCAGAGGAAGGCAGTCTAAAAGACAGGTAAACAGTCATGATGTAACTCACACGGATATTAAAGTGCAGTGGTCGTCGCACTGCATATGCTCCTGAAGGGTTCCCCCTGTTGAAAACTTATGCAAGAACGCTGCACTAAGTTACAGGTTGATTACAATGTTTGGGATATTGCTGCTtgtggcggctgatctgtcacaagatACCAACTTACCAAATGTAACATGCAacaaaaggtcaattaatctaagtcaATCTACTGTTGcgtgatgttgagtcttacagaGGCGGTAAACAAAATgagggactgctcccatctaaCTCAGAGTGAAGTGAGAagacttaaggtggttggaaaggctagagcgtcagttataaaatttcaacaaaactattaaaatataaaagtagtcaacattctctgtggaataaaaaaactagacatttgggcacaaaggcattgcagagttatagcctgttaaaacttctgaaaaactgacctaataagaagaagttggggagtccttagtgtattaactatggtagaggtcccctaagctgttaataaaatgtttgaaaagggaaagtcattttttgctgtttttcaggaaagtttgacaaggtggtgctggcattcagagtgagtgactgctattgtaaatgcatttttagattctttgagtgtcaaagaggtgtcaaaagtgagattaacaaaaaaactgctctatgacttcaaagaggggtgcaaatatggcttgttttcaacatttttgacagaataacagttttcctacataattgtataccaatttaatccaactttgaaatgagatatggacatggaatttttacagcctattaacaaggttacagataagatttgtacggcacaattttcctgtatttgaagtactttttgaaaaatcacattttgaaatttgaaagaatttttaataattttttgatatataaacccatgtaaaatcatgaaaacaaattttatttacaaatcctgccgtacaaatcttacaataaatagtgtcaacatatttataactaatttggtaatattaatactatccaattattattaaattcaaatatgtaaaaaaaatatgaaaaattaaattttaatatttactggtgtcatatttcaaattatggctgcaaatatacaatttttatattctttggagaaaatattaactaagggagttatcctgaaaatttgaactaaatatcttgattctaacacttaaaacttgacattaactcttagaaaagaattggtgcaaaaatacctttccaaccaccttatgTTTAACACAAATTTATACAAGACAGACGTAAAGAATTGTCCAGTGGTTTACAGCATGAGATTGCTCCAGAGTTCATGAATTCCTTCTCCGACGTCAGCTGTGATTGTGATTGTTATTGTCTATCAGTTTATTTTACCGTCTGTCTCTCTGTGGactttttaatgttttatatCAATCTTTTAACTGGAGTATTTAAAGTTTTTTCTTATATTTTATATAGATTAAAAAAAACTGTCTTGTACGTTTTGACGCTTTTTATATATTGTACACTCATTCTATTTGACCTTGGGTCACAAATTGAGTATGAAATAaaccataataataataataataataataataatgtttatcaACGAAAAAGTTGCGCATGCCCAGTGCGACAACCACTGCACTTTAAGTACATGTTGCTGTGTTCCTTCATTGAAGGATTGTATGCAGTATTCCTGCTTACTTTTGTGCTTGAACACCCAGCTGCTTTATTACATTAGCTCAGATAGTGggaaagatgacaaaatttgacctgttAGTCACTGAAGAAGATGGATGTGTCTGTCATTTTTACCTCACAACACGTCTTAAACCTGCTCACTCCATTCCCTGTCAATGGATCCAAACCCACCATTAATAACAATGAGTTTTGGCTTAACCATGGTTGTGAAACTCACCTTACAACTAGGCCAACCATGTGTGCACATGGAACATATGTTTTCACAGTAATAGTGCAGAATCTCATTGACTGAAAAACCTAATCCTCCATGATATTACCTAAATCTCCAGGGTGCCTTGAAAAACATACTTGATTTGGATCTTGTCATTGTTGAACAGGTTTCATCTTTATGCCAGAGGGTAAATATCAAGGTTGCCCCGACAAAATTGTTGGGTTTGAACTTCTGAATCATTGTTTGCCATTTCTACATCCAGACTTATTTCCTTTGAGGAAACCAGGGACAGGACACAAGATGAGTTTGACAAACTGTTTGGAGAGGCAGAGGCCAGACGGAAAGCAGAAACTGGAGCTATCAGTAACGTAAATCCTGATGATGGTAATGCATTTCTAGATCTTCTAGCTAATAGTTGTGATGACAGTGTGAATACAGGtacttgttttttgtttcttttttctactTTTATCGATAtactttcttttcattttctactaATGTGAACTATTCCATATAAATACATAATTCTGTCATTTTATTTAATCTTATGCATATGTTATTATTATCTTCCCATATTTGCTTCTTGAATGTACCTGCAGACAATTTCATTTTCTCTCAGTCTGTAGAAAATTTCTAgtaattttacttttgtttcacATACTGTAGTGTATTGCTCTTCCGTTTAAATTGTATCTTGTTTGTTGATATGCGTTTCATATTTTGTTGCTTGAGACTCCGACTGACTTTGTATTTTTGCCATGGTGTCTGTTTCAtagtttcattttgtttttgatgtggaattTTGAATTCCATTGCCTTCATACCTGTTTGAAAAAGGTCTCCACAGTCATGCATGCTGTCATTTTGTTCTTCTTTGACTGTGAGTGTGGTTTGCAATGTGAGTGTGAATTCATCAGCATGTCAAAGACGGCATGATGTAGCTGTGAGTGTAATTGATATACAAAGTCAGGTGATTAGGATGC is a window from the Ptychodera flava strain L36383 chromosome 11, AS_Pfla_20210202, whole genome shotgun sequence genome containing:
- the LOC139143288 gene encoding islet cell autoantigen 1-like isoform X25; the encoded protein is MDSGRGYSRESYDRHVQNYGNQPKSVASKVQRQYWVTKQAVIKKFGKKEDEFVVAGDAELDAKLEVFHAIQKSCMDLLRVIEKYQDNICALSQEENAMGRFLKQHSSQDKTRAGKMMAAVGKSLSFTSQQRLALRAPLVRLYQEVETFRYRAISDSLMTINRMEGTRTEYRGALLWMKDVSQELDPDTYKQLEKFRRVQTQVRTTKQKFDRLKNDVCQKIDLLGASRCNLFSHTLATYQNTLLHFWEKTSRTMSAVSESFKGYQYYEFNMLKDLNESSKKLSQKGKSEAEKEKDQAEKDVDTAEEAEEGSLKDRLISFEETRDRTQDEFDKLFGEAEARRKAETGAISNVNPDDGNAFLDLLANSCDDSVNTGEKTDLLTEEPSTGDENKDDMTILNEILNAPSTGEDDFSKEWQAVFGGGSLNPSANFTPVESDNAAEYMPSNLLDLNSRMMAMNMAQGLHQPMGGIGPGMGPMGPVNPAMLQQQQQLLQQQQGQSSNAAGGKQGAMQVPSKKGQKADMSAWFNLFADLDPLANPDAIGQEEGDSTEKLQA
- the LOC139143288 gene encoding islet cell autoantigen 1-like isoform X2; translated protein: MDSGNSSDHEDQESRGYSRESYDRHVQNYGNQPKSVASKVQRQYWVTKQAVIKKFGKKEDEFVVAGDAELDAKLEVFHAIQKSCMDLLRVIEKYQDNICALSQEENAMGRFLKQHSSQDKTRAGKMMAAVGKSLSFTSQQRLALRAPLVRLYQEVETFRYRAISDSLMTINRMEGTRTEYRGALLWMKDVSQELDPDTYKQLEKFRRVQTQVRTTKQKFDRLKNDVCQKIDLLGASRCNLFSHTLATYQNTLLHFWEKTSRTMSAVSESFKGYQYYEFNMLKELGETSKQLAELTKDGYDNYRKDKDDDDSENFDDLYEDQEEPERLIDLLDFTDEQEVRRNDFSQERQELIEPSKKLAEMTSSGDSGRIKETQTEDILGIDDLCQSDLNESSKKLSQKGKSEAEKEKDQAEKDVDTAEEAEEGSLKDRLISFEETRDRTQDEFDKLFGEAEARRKAETGAISNVNPDDGNAFLDLLANSCDDSVNTGEKTDLLTEEPSTGDENKDDMTILNEILNAPSTGEDDFSKEWQAVFGGGSLNPSANFTPVESDNAAEYMPSNLLDLNSRMMAMNMAQGLHQPMGGIGPGMGPMGPVNPAMLQQQQQLLQQQQGQSSNAAGGKQGAMQVPSKKGQKADMSAWFNLFADLDPLANPDAIGQEEGDSTEKLQA
- the LOC139143288 gene encoding islet cell autoantigen 1-like isoform X1 yields the protein MDSGNSSDHEDQESRGYSRESYDRHVQNYGNQPKSVASKVQRQYWVTKQAVIKKFGKKEDEFVVAGDAELDAKLEVFHAIQKSCMDLLRVIEKYQDNICALSQEENAMGRFLKQHSSQDKTRAGKMMAAVGKSLSFTSQQRLALRAPLVRLYQEVETFRYRAISDSLMTINRMEGTRTEYRGALLWMKDVSQELDPDTYKQLEKFRRVQTQVRTTKQKFDRLKNDVCQKIDLLGASRCNLFSHTLATYQNTLLHFWEKTSRTMSAVSESFKGYQYYEFNMLKELGETSKQLAELTKDGYDNYRKDKDDDDSENFDDLYEDQEEPERLIDLLDFTDEQEVRRNDFSQERQELIEPSKKLAEMTSSGDSGRIKETQTEDILGIDDLCQSDLNESSKKLSQKGKSEAEKEKDQAEKDVDTAEEAEEGSLKDRLISFEETRDRTQDEFDKLFGEAEARRKAETGAISNVNPDDGNAFLDLLANSCDDSVNTGEKTDLLTEEPSTGDENKDDMTILNEILNAPSTGEDDFSKEWQAVFGGGSLNPSANFTPVESDNAAEYMPSNLLDLNSRMMAMNMAQAGLHQPMGGIGPGMGPMGPVNPAMLQQQQQLLQQQQGQSSNAAGGKQGAMQVPSKKGQKADMSAWFNLFADLDPLANPDAIGQEEGDSTEKLQA